The window CGCCTACGGCCTCGTCAAGTCGATGGGGCCAAGGATCGTCTCATCGGGGACCGCGCTCACGACGGAGTCGACCTCGCTTGTGCGATGGACGATCGACCGCCCGTGCACGACATGGATCGAGTGGGGCGCGGACACGTCCTACGGACAGACCTGCCCCGGCGAGCCGGCGTGGCGGGTTCCCCGGTACGTCTACGAAGCCTCACTCTCCTCGCTTGAGAGCTTGACCGTCTATCACTACAGGATCGTGGCGGTCGGAGCGCACGGCGACACGACCTACTCCGACGACTGCTGCTTCCGGACCGAGGCACCCCTCGACGAGCCGGGTGATCCGGACGATCCCGACGACCCCGAGCTTCCCGACACCGAGCCGCCTCCGGCGCCGGCGGGCGTCGCGGCGAGAACGGTCGCCCGGGACGTCGTGGTCGAGTGGGAGGACACCGGCGCGGACGATCTCTGGGGATACCAGGTGTATCGGGCTCGGGCGGGGGACGAGGCCCGGGGCGTGCGCATCAACCACGGGCTCGTGACGTCGCCGCGTTACGTGGACCGGTCGGTCGCCGAGGGGACCTACTGGTACACGGTGACCGCGGTCGACACGGCGGGCAACGAAAGCGAGCTCTCCGAACCTGCGGAGGTCGACTTCAGCCTCTCGTCCGAGCATCAGCTGCTGCTCGAGGCCTATCCCAACCCCACGAGGGGGAGGGTCTCCTTCAGCTTCGTCGCACCGCCTGGGAGCGAGCCGGCCACGCTGAGTGTCTACTCGGTCGACGGCCGCCTCGTCAGGAGTATCGCCGCCTCCGGCGGCGCGTCCGGCGAGACGCGGCTCGTCTGGGACGGTCTGGACGGCCGCGGCGCGCCCGTCGGGAGCGGCATCTACCTGTGCCGCCTCCGAGCCGGCGGCATCGAAGCCAGGCGGAAGGTGACGGTCCTTCACTGACCCTGCTCATGGCCCCCACGTCTGATCTGCCCTGAGCCTGCCGGCACGGTGTCCCTGCGGCCCTGCCGGCATGGTGCCCGCCGGACCAGGGACGCGTGCGGAGGCGTCGCAGGGGCCGCTCACTGGACCCATTCCGGCTTGACATGGCGCACACGATGGCGCATCATGGAAAATGCAGTGCGGGAAGCTCTCGCATCGCGTCCCTAAATGCCTTTCGGCCAGGTACTTACAGGCTTCAGGGAGCGAGTCGGGGGCGGAGCGGCCGTGGAGAGCGGCCCGGGTGCTGGAGCGGACCGCCACAGTACCCATGTATTTACTCTTGTCAAGCGACCCCGCCTGTGATAGTATTGTCCTTGAGGCCACAAGAGACACATTGGGACAGGGGCGCGTTCGGCGCCTCGAACAGGAGGTTCATCATGAGGCCGATCGTGATACTTGGAATGGTCGCCCTGCTTCTGACAGCGGCCGTCCCCGCGAGCGCCAGTCTGTTGTCCGACTGGTTCGGCGTCGACCTGGCCGTTGACGGCAGCGGCGCGTTCTCCCACGACTGGACGCCGACGAGCGCGACGGCCGACTACTTCGTCGACGACAACTGGAGTGCTCACTTCCTGCGTCCGGCGCACGGTGGAGAGCAGTTCGACATCGAGGCGATGTACTTCGACAACGACGCGTCGAACGCCTACATGGCGATCGTGACATCGTTCAATACCCCGGGCGGCGTGTTCTACCTCGGCGACGTCATCCATCCCGGCGACCTCGCCCTCGATCTGGGCGGCGGTCCGCGCGATTACGGGATCGACATCGACGGAGCCACCGGACTCGTTGCCGACACGGACGCCGGCGACTGGTACCAGTCGAACTCCATCTTCCTGGCCGAGACCGGCCCGACGAACTTCTCGGGCGGGACGTCGCTCGGCAACGCGAGCCTCGACATCTACGATACCGGCATCGTCGAGCGCGGCTACGGCACCTACGTCATCGAGGTCAGCGTGCCGCGGTGGATGCTCAACGATCCGGGTGCCGGCGACGTCGTCGGGCTTGAGTGGACGATGGGCTGCCGCAACGACGTGATCAACCTCGACGGCTCGTTCGACGGCGAGACCGTCGTCCCGGAGCCGGGGACGATGCTGCTCCTCGGGACCGGGCTCCTGGGCATGGCCGGCATCGTCCGGCGCAGGTTCAGGAAGTAGTCCGAACGCCCCGACAGAGACAGAGCGAACATCACGAGGCAGGGCCCCCTGACGGGCCCTGCCTCTCTCTTTGTGCACGGTCCCGGACGCCTTTTCGCTTGCCGTGAGCGTGCTCTCCTGACATATAGTGGTCCATGGTGCGGTCGGTCCCGGACCGAACGCACCGCGCGGTCCGGTTCTTCCACCACGACGGGACGGGGAGCCATACCGTCGTCGCTGGCGCGCGATATGCATGATAACAGGACGGTTCCCTGTACTGGTTGAGAGACACGCAGGCGATTCGATGATGCGCATTCTCTTTCTGACCGACAATTTCCCGCCCGAGACGAACGCGCCCGCGGTGCGGACGTTCGAGCATGCGCGCGTCTGGGCCGAGGCCGGTCACGCCGTAACGGTCGTCACGGGGGTTCCCAACTTCCCGGTGGGCCGCATCTACGAAGGGTACAGGAACAGGCCCAGGAGCGTGGAGTATGTGGACGGGATCCGGGTCGTGCGGGTCTGGACGTACGTCGCGCCGAACAAGGGACTCGTGCGGCGCACACTGGACTACCTGAGCTTCCTCTTCACGGCCGTCCCGGCCGCCTGCGCCGAGGAACGCCCGGACGTCGTCGTTGGAACCTCGCCGCAGTTCTTCACGGCGGTCGCCGCGTGTATCGTCGCACGTCTCCGACGCGCTCCGTTCGTCTTCGAACTCCGCGACCTGTGGCCGGAGTCGATCACGGCGGTGGGAGCGGTCGGGGAGGGGCCGGTCGTCGGGATGCTGGGCCGCCTGGCCCACCATCTGTACCGGCGGGCCGACTGCATCGTGTCGGTGACCGAGTCGTTCCGTTCGATCCTGGCCGGTCGCGGCATCGACCCCGGGAAGATCGCCGTCGTGCGGAACGGGGTCGACCTGGGCGGGTTCCGTCCCGATCGGCGGGACAACGGCGTACGACACCGGCTCGGAATACCGTCCGACAGGTTCGTCGCGACCTACGTCGGGACGATCGGCATGGCTCACGGGCTCGAGCATGTGCTCGAGGCTGCCGAGATGCTGTCGGGCGACGGCGTCCATCTGCTGATCGTCGGGGAGGGCGCCCGCAGGGAGGAGCTCGTCGACCGGGCGGCCGACATGAGGCTCGACAACGTGTCTTTCCTCGAGGCGCAGCCGAGAGAGGATGTCCCCGCCATTCTGGCGGCGAGCGACGCGGTCCTCGTTCACCTGAAGGACGATCCGCTCTTCCGGCACGTCATCCCCTCGAAGATCTTCGAGGCGATGGCCGTCGGCCGGCCGATCGTGCATGCCGTCATGGGGGAGAGCGCGTCGATAGTCAACGAGGCACGGTGCGGGATCACCGTGAAGCCGGAGTATCCGCTCGAGATGGCGGCCGCCATCCGGAGACTGAAGTCGGACCCGGACCTGGCTGCGATCATGGGAGCGAACGGGCGCAACGCGGCGGAGGGCGAGTTCTGCCGCAACGCCGCCGCTTTCAGGATGCTCGATGTGCTGCGCCGGGTGGCGGGCGACGGGGATGACGAGGTCAGTCGTCCTTCTCGTCCTCCCAGCCCTGATTCTCCAGAAGCTGTTCCTCAGGAACGTCCCGCAGGGGTCTCGCGGGGCACCCCATCACGATCTTCCGCGGCGGCGCGTCGTTCGTGACGACCGATCCCGCCGCGACGAGCGCGTCGGCTCCGATGGTCTTCCCCGGCATGACGACGGCGCCGGTACCGATCCTGCCGCCCCTCTCCACGACCACACCCTTGAAGTGCTTGAAGCGCTCCTCGGTCCTGCCGACGTAGTTGTCGTTCGAGGTCGCGACCTGTGGGGCGACGAACGCACGGTCCCCGATCTCGGAGTAGGCCGTGATGTATGATTCGCTCTCGAGCTTGCAGTAGCGTCCGATGGTGCACTTGTTCTCCACGGTGACGCCGCGCCCGACGATCGTGTAGCTCCCGACTGTAACGTCCTCGCGGATCGACGCGAGGTCGGCCACGAGGACCCTCCTGCCGATGCGGCACCCCGCGTAGATGACGACCTGTGACCCGATGATCGCCTCGTCGCCGATCTCGGCGCCCGGGACCGTCCCGCCGTCGGTCGTCGCCGAGTTCGCAGCCTTCATCGGCAGCTTGCCGACGACTGTGTTGTCATCGATCCTGACGCTCGACCCGACCGTCGTGCCCCGGCGGATCACAACGTTGTGCCCGATCCGGCAGTCTCTTCCCAGAGTGACGTCTGCCTCAAGGACGGTGAACCGTCCGATCGTCGTGCCGTCACCCACGACGGCCGCGGGGTCAACGTACCGTTCCACGATTCGGTTCTCCCTTTCGCAGCGTGTTCTGCGTGATGGACCCCGAGCGGGCCCCACCGTGTTGCTCTTCTGGAGGGTCTTCTCAGCCGGACAGGTCGATCGGCGTGCCGTTGTTCTTGAGCGAGCGCTGAGCCGCGTCGAGGACGCGCACGACGCGCAGCCCGTCGTGGCCGTCGGACCTCGGACGCTGCCTCTCGCGAACGCACTCGAGGAAGTGCTCGCACTCCAGTCGCAGCGGCTCCTGCATGGCGATGGCGGGGACGACGACCTCTCCGAAGCGCAGGGAGAGCGACTCCGCGTACCCGACGAAACGGCCGTTGGGCTCGACGCCCTTGTCGTAGATGCGGACCTTCTCCGCGGGCTCCATGTCGTCGAACACGACCATCTTCTTGCTGCCGACCAGCGTCGTCCTGCGGACCTTGTGAGGGTCGAGCCAGGATACGTGGACGTGTGCGACGACGCCGTCGGGGAAGCGCATATCGAGGAAGACGACGTCCTCGACGTTCGACCGCACGTACGCTGCCCCCCTCGCGGAGACCGTCTCCGGCTCCAGGTCGAGGATGTGCAGGATGATCGAGATATCGTGAGGTGCGAAGCTCCAGAGCGCGTTCTCATCCTTGCGGATACGGCCGAGGTTCAGGCGCTGGGAGTACATGTAGTACGGCTTGCCGAGCTCGCCGGACTCGAGGAGTTCCTTCATGCGGACAACGCAGGGGTGATACTCGAGAAGGTGCCCGACCATGAGGATGCGGTCCCGCTCCTCGGCCGCTGCCACGAGCCTCTCGGCGTCGTCGAGCGCGAGCGTCATCGGCTTCTCGACGAGGACGTCCTTGCCCGCCAGGATGGCCTCGTGGGCCAGCTCGAAGTGGCTCGGGACGGGGGTGGCGATCACGACCGCCTGGATGCTGTCGTCCCGGAACACCTCCTTCGGATCGCCGGTGATGGCGATGCCGCGGAAGCCGTTCAGCCTGTTCTTGCAGCGGTCGAGGTCGGCGTCGCAACAGGTGGAGAGCTCGGCCCCCCTCATCTGATGGAGCGTTCGAAGGAGGTTCTTGCCCCAGTTTCCCGCGCCTATCAAGGCCACGTTGATCACGTCCGCCCCCCGGTTCCCTCGCTGCCAGAGCTCGTGTCGGCCGTCTCTGAGGTCGGCGGTCCCGCCCGGCCGGCGCCGGGCGCGTGACCGGCCGACAACTCTATGCGGTTCTCCGTGCATTCGCAAGCATTATCGATTTGCAAGATACGTTCCACGCTCGGCGCCCCGGCGCAACCCGGCGTAGCCTACCGGGGGACTGGACTTCGGGCGTCGTTTGCTGGTAGGCTCGACGGTCGTTCCCGGGGCGTTT of the Candidatus Effluviviaceae Genus V sp. genome contains:
- a CDS encoding gfo/Idh/MocA family oxidoreductase, encoding MHGEPHRVVGRSRARRRPGGTADLRDGRHELWQRGNRGADVINVALIGAGNWGKNLLRTLHQMRGAELSTCCDADLDRCKNRLNGFRGIAITGDPKEVFRDDSIQAVVIATPVPSHFELAHEAILAGKDVLVEKPMTLALDDAERLVAAAEERDRILMVGHLLEYHPCVVRMKELLESGELGKPYYMYSQRLNLGRIRKDENALWSFAPHDISIILHILDLEPETVSARGAAYVRSNVEDVVFLDMRFPDGVVAHVHVSWLDPHKVRRTTLVGSKKMVVFDDMEPAEKVRIYDKGVEPNGRFVGYAESLSLRFGEVVVPAIAMQEPLRLECEHFLECVRERQRPRSDGHDGLRVVRVLDAAQRSLKNNGTPIDLSG
- a CDS encoding PEP-CTERM sorting domain-containing protein codes for the protein MAHTMAHHGKCSAGSSRIASLNAFRPGTYRLQGASRGRSGRGERPGCWSGPPQYPCIYSCQATPPVIVLSLRPQETHWDRGAFGASNRRFIMRPIVILGMVALLLTAAVPASASLLSDWFGVDLAVDGSGAFSHDWTPTSATADYFVDDNWSAHFLRPAHGGEQFDIEAMYFDNDASNAYMAIVTSFNTPGGVFYLGDVIHPGDLALDLGGGPRDYGIDIDGATGLVADTDAGDWYQSNSIFLAETGPTNFSGGTSLGNASLDIYDTGIVERGYGTYVIEVSVPRWMLNDPGAGDVVGLEWTMGCRNDVINLDGSFDGETVVPEPGTMLLLGTGLLGMAGIVRRRFRK
- a CDS encoding glycosyltransferase; the encoded protein is MRILFLTDNFPPETNAPAVRTFEHARVWAEAGHAVTVVTGVPNFPVGRIYEGYRNRPRSVEYVDGIRVVRVWTYVAPNKGLVRRTLDYLSFLFTAVPAACAEERPDVVVGTSPQFFTAVAACIVARLRRAPFVFELRDLWPESITAVGAVGEGPVVGMLGRLAHHLYRRADCIVSVTESFRSILAGRGIDPGKIAVVRNGVDLGGFRPDRRDNGVRHRLGIPSDRFVATYVGTIGMAHGLEHVLEAAEMLSGDGVHLLIVGEGARREELVDRAADMRLDNVSFLEAQPREDVPAILAASDAVLVHLKDDPLFRHVIPSKIFEAMAVGRPIVHAVMGESASIVNEARCGITVKPEYPLEMAAAIRRLKSDPDLAAIMGANGRNAAEGEFCRNAAAFRMLDVLRRVAGDGDDEVSRPSRPPSPDSPEAVPQERPAGVSRGTPSRSSAAARRS